AACAAAGGCAATCACGACGACCTCAAAGAGGGTAAGACTCTTTTGACCGACGATGAATATGATAAATATTCTGCTGACGGCGGCAAGGATTTCCTTGCTATGATGGGCGGTGAGGCGATTCTTAAATTGCTTGAAAAAGTGGATTTGGAAGCGCTGAGAAACGAACTTTACGAGTACGCACAAAACCTTACGGGAAAACAGAATAAAGAAGAGTGCTTTAAGCGCCTTAAGATAGTTAAGGAATTTTGTCAATCGGGCAACAATCCGCAGGATATGGTTTTGCAGGCGTTGCCTGTGCTTCCGCCTGATTTGCGTCCGCTTGTGCCGCTTGAGGGTGGTCGTTTTGCAACGAGCGACCTTAACGATTTGTATCGTCGGGTGATAAACCGCAACAATCGTTTAAAGAAAATGAAAGAAATTTCGGCTCCCGAAGTAATTCTTCGCAACGAGAAAAGAATGCTTCAGGAAGCGGTTGATACACTTTTTGATAACAGCAAAAACGGAAGCAAAGCGATGGAAGGCAAACGCCCTCTTAAATCGCTAACAGATTTGCTCAAAGGAAAACAAGGTCGTTTCCGTATGAACCTGCTCGGAAAAAGAGTGGACTATTCGGGACGTTCGGTTATCGTGGTAGGACCAGAACTCAAAATTTATCAGTGCGGACTTCCCAAACCGATGGCTCTTGAGTTGTTCAAACCGTTTGTTTTCAAAATTTTGCAGGAAAGAGAGCTTGTTCAGACAATAAAAGGCGCGAAAAAATTTGTGGAAAAAGAAAGAAACGAAGTTTGGGATATTCTTGAAGAAGTTATCCAAGACCACCCTGTTCTTCTTAACCGTGCGCCGACTTTGAACCGTTTGGGTATTCAGGCGTTCTTCCCGATTTTGGTGGAAGGTAAGGCAATTCGCCTGCACCCGCTTGTTTGTGCGGCGTTTAACGCTGACTTTGACGGCGACCAAATGGCTGTTCACGTACCGCTTTCGCCGGAAAGTATAATCGAAGCGCGTCTTCTTATGCTTTCTGCGAACAACATTCTTCGTCCTGCAAGCGGTGAACCTGTTATGGTTCCGTCGCAAGATATGGTTTTGGGTATTTACTACCTCACCAAAGTAAACAGTGAGAAAAAAGTGTTTGTTAAAGGCGCCGGCGGCAAAGAAGAAGTTAAAATTTTCGATACGATGGACGAAATTCAGCACGCTATGGCAAGCAAGGAAATTACTTTGCACTCGGTTATACGCTTTGTTGTTCCGAAGTCGCACCGCATTGAAGGACAGCCGAGAATTATCGAAACAACGCCGGGTAAAGTTATTTTCAATGAAGCGATACCGCCCGTTATAGGTTTCCAAAACGAAACAATGAAAAAAGGCACAATCGAAAAACTTGTCGGAAAAATAGTAAAAACCTGCGGAACAAAAGAAGCGGCGATTTTCCTTGATAATGTTAAAGATTTGGGCTACAAATATGCAACACTTTCGGGCGCTACATTCGGAGTTGAGGATTTGGTTGTTCCGGACGAAAGACAGGAAATAATCGACAAAGCGTCCGATGAAACAAAGAAAATTCGTAAACAATATCAGCGCGGTATCATTACTGAGGGTGAACGCTACAATAAAATTGTGGATACTTGGACGATGGCGACCGAAAGAGTGTCGAACGCCCTTTTTGAAGAATTGAAACGCGACAGAAACGGCTTTAACCCCGTTTATATGATGATTGACGCAAAAGCGAGAGGAAGTAAAGACCAGATTAAGCAGTTGGCAGGTATGCGCGGACTTATGCAGAGACCTCAGAAAAACCTTACGGGAAGCGTCGGCGAAATTATCGAAAACCCGATTTTGTCTAACTTTAAAGATGGACTTACAGGTTTGGAGTACTTTATTTCGACACACGGTGCGCGAAAAGGTCTTGCCGATACCGCTCTTAAAACGGCGGACGCAGGATATTTGACCCGTCGTTTGGTTGACGTGGTTCAGGATATGGTCGTGTCAGTTGATGACTGCAAAAGCATTCGTGGCATAGATGTCAGCGCGCTTATGGAAGATGACGAAGTTATAGAAACACTTGCTTCAAAAATTACGGGACGTGTTGCGCTTAATGATATTATCGACCCAAAAACGGGTGCTGTCTTTGTTGCTAAAAACGAAATGATTTCGGACGAAGCAGCTATAAAAATAGACGCATCGGGACTTGACACCATTCGCGTTCGTTCGACCCTTACTTGCGAGGCAAACTTCGGACTTTGTGCGAAGTGCTACGGCAAAAACCTTGCGACTGGTCGCTTGGTGGATGTCGGTGAGGCGGTCGGAATTATGGCGGCGCAGTCAATCGGTGAGCCGGGAACTCAGCTTACGCTTCGGACATTCCACACGGGTGGTACGGCTTCGCGTTTGGCGGGCAAATCCGAGGAAACTGCAAACTACGACGGTGAAATTTCTTTCCAAAATCTTGAATTTGTAGAACATTCTTCGGGCAAAGTCGTTATTTCGAGAAGTTCGTCGGTTGCCTTGGCGGCAAAAGAGGGGCAATACGAGAAAATTTACGATGTTCCGCACGGCGCTATTTTGTATGTAAAAGACAAAACAAGTGTTAAAAAAGGCGATAAACTTTTCTCTTGGGACTCGTATAACGCTGTGACACTTGCAACAAAATCGGGTAAAATCGAAGGAATAGACATTAAAGACGGTGTAACGGTTAAAGATGTTCTTGACGAACTTACGCGTACGGTCGAAAAAATAATAATTGAAGATAAAGCGCGAAAACTTCACCCTTATTTA
This Chitinivibrionia bacterium DNA region includes the following protein-coding sequences:
- the rpoC gene encoding DNA-directed RNA polymerase subunit beta', giving the protein MADFTQYKKEEEIRNVGISIASPEDIRGWSHGEVTKPETINYRSYKPEKDGLFCEKIFGPVRSWECNCGKYKRVRYKGIICDRCGVEVTDSKVRRERMGHIELGVSVVHEWYSKSGFIAQILGLKNSEVDRITYYEQYVVINKGNHDDLKEGKTLLTDDEYDKYSADGGKDFLAMMGGEAILKLLEKVDLEALRNELYEYAQNLTGKQNKEECFKRLKIVKEFCQSGNNPQDMVLQALPVLPPDLRPLVPLEGGRFATSDLNDLYRRVINRNNRLKKMKEISAPEVILRNEKRMLQEAVDTLFDNSKNGSKAMEGKRPLKSLTDLLKGKQGRFRMNLLGKRVDYSGRSVIVVGPELKIYQCGLPKPMALELFKPFVFKILQERELVQTIKGAKKFVEKERNEVWDILEEVIQDHPVLLNRAPTLNRLGIQAFFPILVEGKAIRLHPLVCAAFNADFDGDQMAVHVPLSPESIIEARLLMLSANNILRPASGEPVMVPSQDMVLGIYYLTKVNSEKKVFVKGAGGKEEVKIFDTMDEIQHAMASKEITLHSVIRFVVPKSHRIEGQPRIIETTPGKVIFNEAIPPVIGFQNETMKKGTIEKLVGKIVKTCGTKEAAIFLDNVKDLGYKYATLSGATFGVEDLVVPDERQEIIDKASDETKKIRKQYQRGIITEGERYNKIVDTWTMATERVSNALFEELKRDRNGFNPVYMMIDAKARGSKDQIKQLAGMRGLMQRPQKNLTGSVGEIIENPILSNFKDGLTGLEYFISTHGARKGLADTALKTADAGYLTRRLVDVVQDMVVSVDDCKSIRGIDVSALMEDDEVIETLASKITGRVALNDIIDPKTGAVFVAKNEMISDEAAIKIDASGLDTIRVRSTLTCEANFGLCAKCYGKNLATGRLVDVGEAVGIMAAQSIGEPGTQLTLRTFHTGGTASRLAGKSEETANYDGEISFQNLEFVEHSSGKVVISRSSSVALAAKEGQYEKIYDVPHGAILYVKDKTSVKKGDKLFSWDSYNAVTLATKSGKIEGIDIKDGVTVKDVLDELTRTVEKIIIEDKARKLHPYLRLVPDDGSASLDIALPAGASLQVEIGVKVSAGDMLYKMSRESGKSRDITGGLPRVAELFEARKPKEPTIISEVDGVVEFKTRLVRDEKNQIVKGTDGIELREPDIERGNRKIIVHTEGNNSVEYSIPVRKHLRVYDGDRVRIGDRFCEGSMDPHEILRVLGEQEVQKYLINEIQSVYRLQGVAIDDKHVEVIVSQMLSKVKIVDSGDSQYLEGEQIDKRELRRELEKLRDDAKTLPIYEPMLLGLTKASLETDSFLSAASFQDTTKVLSRAAMKADVDYLQGLKENIIMGNVIPAGTGVVKYRNLKVRDVEIGNSAGGFDGLETGAIAESDELFGEIV